TCTACCGTCCGGCGATGCAAAACAACCAGCCTGTTGCGGTCTGGGTGGCATACAAAGTTCGCTTCCAGCTCAGGGGCCAGTAAAAAGGCCGACAAAAAGTTAAACGATCCCTCGTCTCATGCGTTTTATGTCTAAACGCGGGCCGGGGGATTTTTTATTGTCCTTCCGGATGGTATTAAACACTTGATTGGGAGGTTCTATGAAATTGATTTTTGCTACTTTCATAATTGTAATACTTGCTTGCTCAGGCAGTATAACTGCTGAAGAAATCACACCGGATTCAGGCCGGAAACAGCATGATTTCAGTGATCTTTCAACAAACGCTCAGTCGGCGGATAAGCTCTTTAGGCAGTTTGTGGAATTCGATAATCCGCCCGTACTGCTTCAAAGAACAACTCCTGTGTATCCCGAAAAAGCCCGCCAGCTTAAAGTTGAAGCCAAGCTCTTCGTACAGGCCTTTGTCGATGCTGACGGCGCGGTTACAGAAGCAGAAATCCTCAAAATCGATGAATCCAAGCAGGGGTTTGGATTTGAAGAATCAGCCCTGAAGGTCGCCCGTGAAGCGACTTACAAACCGGCTCAAAAAGACGGCAAACCGGTTGCGACCTGGATTGCCTACGCGGTTAAGTTCAAGCTCAAGGAGAGTGAAAACTCTGAATAGTTGAGCAGTTTTTGAACAAAAAGCTGTTCCGATTTTCGACAGCATTGTTTAGAGATGAAACTAAGAAAAGCCCCCGGATCGACCGTTTTTATTAATAGAGCATGAAGATCAATCCGGGGGTTTGTATGCAGGACAAGCATGATTCAGTAATCAAGAGCGCATTTGAAGATGCTGCTGATCTCAAAAATCTTGGCTATTCTCTGACCTGGAAAGCCTACATAGTTTCACTTATCATAGTGTCACTTCTGGTTTTCGGCCTGATGGAGGTGATTCGGGCCGACAGCCTCGATGATAAGAGCCGGGATCCCGCCCGGGCATCCCGAATTTCCTCAAGCGGGCAGGAGCTGTACGCCAGTACCGATTCCTGCCAGTTCTCACAATCAGCTACTTCGAAAGACTGTTTCAGTCCGCGAAATCTGCCCGGATTTCCCGGACCGAACGATCCGGTCGCTGTCGATATAGCGCCGAATCTCAAGTACGCCCCCAGTCCCAGGTATCCACGCCAGGCACTCCGGTCGTATCAGACCGGAACAGTCTGGGTGCGGATCCTGATCGACCGGGAGGGTGTGGTACGCGACGCCATCATTGAAGAAGCTTCAGGTGTCGCCGGGGCCGGTTTCGAGGAGGCAGCGCTCGAGGTCGCCTTCGACCGCAAGTACGAACCGGCCTACTACGAATATAAACCGGTGGCCTGCTGGGTATCCTACCAGGTCTCCTTTATGCTCAAACGTTAATCTGCATCAAACCTGCGGAGGTTTTAAACGAACCCCCCCCCGGGTCAGCCGTCTAAACTATACTGGTGACTCGGGGGTATATTATTATCAGGTTTCAGCTTGAAACCGTACCTGACGCAAAACCCGCCATTTGCGATCCCTCCGGGAATATCAACTGAGTCTAAATTATATAGAAATCGGGCCGCAGAAATTTATCTAGGTCTCGCTCAGACTGAAAGCATCGACAAAGGAGGGAGTTATGCGTACTCAAGAACTGGCCACCCGGTCAGCTTACGGAGCCTTTGAACTCAAACGGGCTTACCAGAAGAATATGCTGGCCGGCACCCTGATATCATGCGCGCTACCGCTGGCGATTATTGCTTCATTGATTTTGATGGGAATGATTGGTGTGGAAGCCCCCGTTCCTGTGCAAAGAGAAAAGACAGAAATTGTCTCCACACCGAT
Above is a window of Candidatus Zixiibacteriota bacterium DNA encoding:
- a CDS encoding TonB family protein; the protein is MKLIFATFIIVILACSGSITAEEITPDSGRKQHDFSDLSTNAQSADKLFRQFVEFDNPPVLLQRTTPVYPEKARQLKVEAKLFVQAFVDADGAVTEAEILKIDESKQGFGFEESALKVAREATYKPAQKDGKPVATWIAYAVKFKLKESENSE
- a CDS encoding TonB family protein, whose translation is MKINPGVCMQDKHDSVIKSAFEDAADLKNLGYSLTWKAYIVSLIIVSLLVFGLMEVIRADSLDDKSRDPARASRISSSGQELYASTDSCQFSQSATSKDCFSPRNLPGFPGPNDPVAVDIAPNLKYAPSPRYPRQALRSYQTGTVWVRILIDREGVVRDAIIEEASGVAGAGFEEAALEVAFDRKYEPAYYEYKPVACWVSYQVSFMLKR